Proteins from one Flavobacterium sp. N2038 genomic window:
- a CDS encoding GPW/gp25 family protein codes for MKGAFYKLPIDFSSVIQKKELEKTSIEHSIAQQIILLATTTFGECKFDETFGSKIWEIDFDLLMNENTLKEIISKTMKQSLKLHEKRIKVRELKVELSETMYFVDDVSRAKKKVDIIIEATIKSTNRDFDFRGYFFVGPLSYK; via the coding sequence ATGAAAGGAGCGTTTTACAAACTGCCAATAGATTTTAGCAGTGTGATTCAGAAAAAAGAGTTAGAAAAAACGTCTATAGAGCATTCTATTGCACAACAGATTATTTTGCTGGCCACAACCACTTTTGGAGAATGCAAGTTTGATGAAACGTTTGGTTCTAAAATCTGGGAGATCGATTTTGATTTGTTAATGAATGAAAATACACTTAAAGAAATCATTTCGAAAACCATGAAGCAATCGTTGAAACTTCATGAGAAGCGAATAAAAGTAAGGGAACTAAAAGTTGAATTATCTGAAACAATGTATTTTGTTGATGATGTGAGCCGGGCTAAAAAAAAGGTAGATATAATAATTGAAGCTACAATTAAAAGTACTAACCGGGATTTTGATTTTAGAGGATATTTTTTCGTTGGGCCATTGTCATATAAATAG
- a CDS encoding DUF294 nucleotidyltransferase-like domain-containing protein: MKNTISQRVADFLKNYPPFSFLHQKDLEKLSEQISIVYKEKDAVIFAENDKTHDSFYVVHKGAVALKKSTKNTVLDMCDEGDIFGLRPLLAQENYIMEAVAHEESILYAIPIAVFKPYALENRTVGNFLIESYASNTRNPYSDVHKGKLYGDDLLNENLHSGNHSFDLAPIKYSKKIVTCSPSTTVKDIAKLMNKKKVGAILIVDEMLPIGILTDKDLRNKIVTGDYPITTTAETIMTKPVITYPKKMTVTEAQMAMMKSNISHLCLTKDGTVNTKAVGILSKHDVMVALGNNPAVLIKALERTKKIKEIKPIRNRITQLLQGYLDQNIPMTLITKIITELNEACTKRVIEICIEKMSSPPPVKFAWLALGSQGRGEQMLHTDQDNALVYENVSDVFKDETRIYFLKFAELVNKGLFEIGYEYCPAEMMASNPKWGMSLEEWKNKVHHWITNPGKNEVLLSFIFFDYSSTYGDTEIVNQLSDYIFETIKANPIFYMHLVSGALQSPSPTGFFRQFLVEQDGANKDHFDIKRRALMPLTDAARVLILSHSVKSISNTAERFEKLAELEPNNSELYLSCSYSFKALLKFRTKQGLLHHDSGQFIALESLSKMEKIKLKRTFKTIKELQELISVRFNISNLV, from the coding sequence ATGAAAAATACCATTTCGCAAAGAGTTGCCGACTTTTTAAAGAACTATCCGCCTTTTAGTTTTTTACATCAAAAGGATTTAGAGAAACTGTCTGAGCAAATTTCTATAGTTTACAAAGAAAAAGATGCTGTAATTTTTGCCGAAAATGACAAAACTCATGATTCTTTTTATGTGGTTCATAAAGGTGCCGTTGCTTTAAAAAAAAGCACAAAAAATACGGTTTTGGATATGTGCGACGAGGGAGATATTTTTGGTCTTCGTCCGCTTTTGGCGCAGGAAAATTATATTATGGAAGCTGTGGCGCATGAAGAAAGCATTTTGTACGCCATTCCAATTGCAGTTTTTAAACCTTACGCCCTTGAGAATAGAACTGTTGGTAATTTCCTGATCGAAAGTTATGCTTCAAACACCCGAAATCCATATTCAGATGTTCACAAAGGCAAATTATATGGCGATGATCTGCTAAATGAAAATCTTCATTCCGGCAATCACTCATTTGATTTAGCACCTATAAAATATTCAAAGAAAATTGTGACCTGCAGCCCGTCAACGACTGTGAAGGATATTGCAAAACTTATGAATAAAAAGAAAGTTGGTGCGATTTTGATTGTAGATGAAATGCTGCCAATTGGTATTCTAACAGACAAAGATCTTCGAAATAAAATTGTAACAGGAGATTATCCTATCACAACTACAGCCGAAACGATAATGACAAAACCGGTTATTACGTATCCCAAAAAAATGACGGTAACAGAAGCTCAAATGGCCATGATGAAAAGTAATATCAGCCATTTGTGTCTGACTAAAGACGGAACTGTAAATACGAAAGCAGTCGGGATTTTATCTAAACATGATGTTATGGTAGCGCTTGGGAATAATCCTGCGGTTTTGATAAAAGCTTTGGAGCGTACTAAAAAAATCAAGGAAATAAAGCCTATACGAAATCGAATTACGCAATTGCTTCAAGGTTATCTGGATCAGAACATTCCGATGACTTTAATTACCAAAATCATTACAGAACTTAACGAAGCATGTACAAAACGGGTTATCGAGATTTGTATTGAAAAAATGAGCAGTCCGCCACCGGTAAAATTTGCCTGGCTGGCACTTGGAAGTCAGGGTCGAGGCGAACAAATGCTTCATACTGATCAGGATAACGCGCTTGTTTATGAGAATGTTTCGGATGTTTTTAAAGATGAAACCCGAATCTATTTCTTAAAATTTGCCGAACTGGTTAATAAAGGTCTTTTTGAAATTGGCTATGAATACTGTCCTGCCGAAATGATGGCTTCTAACCCAAAGTGGGGTATGAGTCTTGAAGAATGGAAAAATAAGGTACATCACTGGATTACCAATCCAGGCAAAAATGAGGTTTTATTATCGTTTATCTTCTTTGATTATAGTTCCACTTATGGCGATACCGAAATTGTGAACCAATTATCTGATTATATTTTTGAAACTATAAAAGCAAATCCAATTTTTTATATGCATTTGGTGAGCGGTGCATTACAAAGCCCCTCTCCTACAGGTTTCTTTAGACAATTTCTGGTTGAACAAGACGGAGCCAACAAAGATCATTTTGATATTAAACGAAGAGCTCTTATGCCTTTGACAGATGCTGCCCGTGTCCTGATTTTATCACATTCGGTGAAATCAATTAGTAATACGGCAGAGCGTTTTGAAAAATTAGCCGAATTAGAACCTAACAATAGCGAACTGTATTTATCGTGTTCCTACTCGTTTAAAGCTTTATTAAAATTCAGAACCAAACAAGGGCTTTTGCATCATGATTCAGGACAATTTATCGCTTTGGAATCTTTATCAAAAATGGAAAAGATTAAACTGAAACGTACTTTTAAAACGATTAAAGAGCTTCAGGAACTTATTTCAGTTCGGTTTAATATTTCAAATTTAGTATAA
- the tssD gene encoding type VI secretion system tube protein TssD has protein sequence MSFLSKLHIDGEEYNVLEFNIGFKQEIDTTSKPTGNAKGGIIKLIIEASQNSHFLAWMLNGDLTKDGKIVFYRRDALSKMKELSFTKAFCVGYDEQFTSTTEVPMKITMELVAKELTFGDAKFSNNWIALD, from the coding sequence ATGAGTTTTTTATCTAAATTACATATAGACGGCGAAGAATATAATGTTCTTGAATTTAATATTGGTTTTAAACAGGAAATCGACACAACAAGTAAACCTACTGGTAATGCCAAAGGCGGTATTATAAAGTTGATTATCGAAGCAAGTCAGAACAGTCATTTTTTGGCCTGGATGCTAAACGGAGATCTGACTAAAGACGGGAAAATTGTTTTTTACAGAAGAGACGCTTTGAGTAAAATGAAAGAACTTTCGTTTACTAAAGCTTTTTGTGTTGGTTACGATGAGCAATTTACAAGTACTACCGAGGTACCCATGAAAATTACGATGGAATTAGTAGCAAAAGAATTGACTTTTGGCGATGCTAAATTCTCAAATAATTGGATTGCTTTAGATTAA
- a CDS encoding PolC-type DNA polymerase III, producing the protein MSLFNFWKKEKNLFDESITIEETRFVVLDTETTGFDYDNDRILCIGALVLQNGVISIQNSFEVYLEQDHYDKSTAQIHGILRAFVVQRPTELEALQQFLDFLGDAVIIAHHTIFDVTMLNKALERNGLPQLVNKTLDTAYLYKKTLIKSHLFERKDHYTLDDLADKFDISKKDRHTALGDAYITAIAFLKIVKRLKEKKAINLNQLFSL; encoded by the coding sequence ATGAGTTTATTTAATTTTTGGAAAAAAGAAAAAAATCTCTTTGACGAAAGTATTACAATCGAAGAGACCCGTTTTGTAGTTTTAGATACCGAAACAACAGGTTTTGATTACGATAATGACCGTATTTTATGCATTGGCGCATTGGTTCTTCAAAATGGAGTTATTTCGATTCAAAACAGCTTTGAAGTTTATTTAGAACAGGATCATTATGATAAATCGACCGCACAAATTCATGGAATACTAAGAGCGTTTGTTGTTCAGCGCCCAACTGAATTAGAAGCTTTACAGCAATTTCTCGATTTTTTAGGTGATGCTGTTATCATTGCGCATCACACCATTTTTGATGTGACGATGCTTAATAAAGCGCTGGAAAGAAATGGTCTTCCGCAACTAGTTAACAAAACATTGGACACTGCCTATTTGTATAAAAAAACACTAATCAAATCGCATTTGTTTGAGCGAAAAGATCATTATACCTTAGATGACCTGGCAGACAAATTTGACATTTCCAAAAAAGATCGTCATACTGCTCTTGGTGATGCTTATATAACGGCTATTGCGTTTCTTAAAATTGTAAAAAGATTAAAAGAGAAAAAAGCCATTAATCTAAATCAGCTTTTTAGTTTATAA
- a CDS encoding type VI secretion system baseplate subunit TssF: MRQDRIKDRVLKRAARSWGFSDVEMETSFDPVVSMMLNALSYELEKVAHELEDSKTRVVERVLEIMFPEVTAGAKPARAILHAPPIDNNLKVSLQNQMSVSRRIHNIYNPLAPITKEIALSPTLEVKLSTAEVKYVAYERNLFEISNLFYKDAVRDYKHSLPSGVVFLGIEVKNPKDLEIEDLMLYIDIKNTHQKEMFHYYLKQMKCFQDDAQIAVEEGYNVPVNNIDIESIINRNYTHLSEIMREVNEFYFDNFYTLKGTLKQKKIEEYNPEYKCFEGVTKNNDNPIIWVKMVFPESLIPQILDNVSFTTNCFPVINKKRHTINKTLGNFLSYVALETDNNLYLDVDTVVDGFNNKYEIKEFKDGVLEEGNAVLRTGGVSRFDSRSASELLQNVLDLLKDESSSFAGLGKDFMNSSLVEINQLLASVEQQAKESSFSKNNDPYLMIKPKIDESVGKSFSIHYWSTCAEEGNDIKAGTVLETKDDLIFVSKGAVLVTNTVGGMNKQNNKDRILAYRNALLTRGRIVTFADIKAFGFNHFKSCVTDIRIEKGTRKEMSVKAGFSRTVDIYIKTNPEEREHLSDAEWDYLCDSFMKQLKNRSSNVFPYRIFVD, encoded by the coding sequence ATGAGACAAGATCGAATAAAAGACAGGGTTTTAAAAAGAGCGGCTAGATCGTGGGGCTTTTCAGATGTTGAGATGGAAACATCGTTTGATCCTGTGGTGTCAATGATGCTTAATGCCTTGTCTTACGAATTAGAGAAAGTAGCACATGAACTGGAAGATTCTAAAACGCGCGTGGTCGAGAGAGTTTTAGAAATTATGTTTCCTGAGGTTACTGCCGGAGCAAAGCCGGCAAGAGCGATTTTACATGCACCGCCAATTGATAACAATTTGAAGGTTTCACTGCAAAATCAAATGTCAGTAAGCCGAAGAATTCATAACATTTACAATCCTTTGGCACCTATAACAAAAGAGATTGCACTTTCGCCAACATTAGAAGTAAAATTATCTACTGCTGAGGTAAAGTATGTGGCTTATGAGCGTAATTTATTTGAAATTTCGAATCTTTTTTATAAAGACGCAGTTCGTGATTATAAGCATTCGTTGCCTTCGGGAGTCGTATTCTTAGGAATCGAAGTTAAAAACCCTAAAGATCTCGAGATAGAAGATTTAATGTTGTATATCGATATTAAAAACACCCATCAGAAAGAAATGTTTCATTACTATTTAAAGCAAATGAAATGCTTTCAGGATGATGCGCAAATTGCGGTAGAAGAAGGTTACAATGTTCCGGTAAATAATATTGATATTGAAAGTATCATCAATCGCAATTACACGCATTTGAGTGAGATAATGCGAGAGGTAAATGAATTTTATTTTGATAATTTTTATACCCTGAAAGGGACATTAAAGCAAAAGAAGATTGAAGAGTATAATCCGGAATATAAATGTTTTGAAGGGGTAACAAAAAACAATGATAATCCAATTATCTGGGTAAAAATGGTTTTTCCGGAATCATTAATTCCTCAAATATTAGATAATGTTTCCTTTACAACAAATTGTTTTCCTGTAATCAATAAAAAGAGACATACGATAAATAAAACACTGGGTAATTTTTTGTCTTATGTAGCACTTGAAACCGATAATAATTTGTATCTGGATGTAGATACAGTGGTAGACGGTTTTAATAATAAGTATGAAATTAAGGAATTTAAAGATGGTGTTTTAGAAGAAGGAAATGCGGTTTTACGAACGGGAGGAGTTTCCAGATTCGATTCCAGAAGCGCATCAGAATTACTTCAGAATGTACTGGATTTATTAAAAGACGAAAGTTCCTCTTTTGCCGGATTAGGGAAAGATTTTATGAATAGTTCTTTGGTTGAAATCAATCAGCTTTTGGCTTCGGTAGAACAACAAGCCAAGGAAAGTAGTTTTTCTAAAAATAACGATCCTTATTTAATGATTAAACCAAAGATTGATGAGTCTGTCGGAAAATCTTTTTCGATACACTACTGGTCGACTTGTGCAGAAGAAGGTAATGATATAAAAGCTGGAACCGTTTTGGAAACAAAAGATGACCTGATTTTTGTAAGCAAAGGAGCGGTCTTAGTGACCAATACAGTGGGCGGAATGAACAAGCAAAACAATAAAGATCGTATTCTGGCTTATCGTAATGCTTTATTAACCAGGGGCCGAATTGTGACTTTTGCAGATATAAAGGCATTTGGTTTTAATCATTTTAAAAGCTGTGTTACAGATATAAGAATCGAAAAAGGAACGCGAAAAGAGATGTCAGTAAAAGCAGGTTTTAGCCGCACAGTTGATATTTATATCAAAACAAATCCCGAAGAAAGAGAACACTTGTCAGATGCTGAATGGGATTATTTATGTGATAGTTTTATGAAGCAGTTAAAAAACAGATCTTCAAATGTGTTTCCATATCGAATATTTGTTGACTAA
- a CDS encoding type VI secretion system Vgr family protein, with protein sequence MAHFSEQVHITIGSFTQNIVYYDLKLSQKMADHHHFSFTWQYTGKAVIKPADQAKALRSYLGDEVIFTFKSLTGIRLMSKGIITELSSVDLHGSPVGLHVSGVSHSIVIDDMKKARAFKDRSMDDIVLGIFAEGPGEFYQRDSIKSTYLKEFSNLVQYNETSFQFLKRVATRYGQWFYFDGMRMQFGQTKNSQTKLINGASLHSFKIQANMVSHKISLVGYDYNSNANVQNAAAKTSTGSKDSFSSIVGYNQGTVANAELSNGAYTVNAQNQEDIEEMIKLQTSGNDANSVYYSGISYFPIGLGQVFTIVNQTVEHELIAIEVIHHSQVHGNYSCEFKAIPADVSAPHYTNVHVFANAENQPAHVVDNNDPDGIGRVKVQLYGSNSNIVSEWIRLIQPHSGAGKGFYFIPEIGEEVFIGFEGNNIQSPYVIGAQYNGQDKSNYADSQNNIKAIHTRSGHIIKFTEDESIIITDKIGNEIHLDTVGGNINITAPKVITMTATDIIMNASQNISSSAGMNISESAGVDKSTTIGMMHNVTVGGDSMLNVTGNFMENIEGNLESHTTKERQEIAVKGIDTSSEGGINKHSKKEIQVNSAEKSKSH encoded by the coding sequence ATGGCACATTTTTCAGAACAAGTACATATAACTATAGGGAGTTTTACCCAAAACATTGTTTATTATGATTTAAAGCTATCTCAAAAAATGGCCGATCATCATCATTTTTCATTCACATGGCAATATACGGGTAAAGCAGTAATTAAACCCGCTGATCAGGCTAAAGCTTTAAGAAGTTATCTTGGAGATGAAGTGATTTTTACCTTTAAAAGTCTTACCGGAATCCGACTTATGAGCAAAGGGATTATAACAGAACTTTCCTCTGTTGATCTTCACGGAAGCCCGGTTGGTTTGCACGTATCTGGTGTAAGTCACAGTATTGTGATTGATGATATGAAAAAAGCAAGAGCCTTTAAAGACCGTAGTATGGATGATATCGTACTGGGGATTTTTGCCGAAGGCCCTGGAGAATTTTATCAGAGAGATTCTATTAAATCAACTTATCTTAAGGAATTTAGTAATCTTGTGCAATACAATGAAACCAGTTTTCAGTTTCTAAAAAGAGTAGCAACCCGTTATGGACAATGGTTTTATTTTGACGGAATGCGCATGCAGTTTGGACAGACAAAAAACAGCCAGACAAAACTAATTAACGGAGCTTCACTTCATAGTTTTAAAATACAGGCTAATATGGTCTCTCATAAAATTTCTTTAGTGGGGTATGATTATAATAGCAATGCCAATGTTCAAAATGCAGCAGCAAAAACTTCTACAGGAAGCAAAGATAGTTTTTCATCTATTGTAGGTTACAATCAGGGAACAGTTGCAAATGCAGAGTTGTCCAATGGTGCTTATACTGTAAATGCTCAAAATCAGGAAGATATTGAAGAGATGATTAAGCTTCAAACTTCCGGGAATGATGCCAATAGTGTTTATTATAGCGGGATTTCCTATTTCCCAATTGGACTTGGTCAAGTTTTTACAATAGTAAACCAAACAGTAGAACACGAGCTAATCGCGATCGAAGTAATACATCATTCTCAGGTACATGGAAATTATTCCTGCGAATTTAAAGCAATCCCTGCAGATGTTAGCGCACCTCATTATACCAATGTTCACGTATTTGCAAACGCCGAAAACCAACCGGCGCACGTAGTAGATAATAATGATCCTGATGGAATTGGACGTGTAAAAGTACAGCTTTACGGAAGTAACAGTAATATTGTAAGCGAGTGGATACGTCTGATTCAGCCACATTCAGGAGCAGGAAAAGGATTTTATTTTATTCCCGAAATAGGCGAAGAAGTATTCATTGGTTTTGAAGGAAACAACATTCAGAGTCCGTACGTAATTGGAGCACAGTATAATGGGCAGGATAAAAGCAATTATGCAGACAGCCAGAATAATATAAAAGCCATTCATACCCGAAGCGGTCACATTATTAAATTCACTGAAGATGAAAGTATTATTATTACAGATAAAATTGGTAATGAAATACATTTAGATACAGTTGGCGGAAACATCAATATTACAGCACCAAAAGTCATAACGATGACAGCAACAGATATTATTATGAATGCCTCTCAAAACATTAGTTCAAGTGCAGGAATGAATATTAGTGAGAGTGCAGGAGTTGATAAATCGACCACAATTGGAATGATGCATAATGTTACTGTCGGAGGTGATAGTATGCTGAATGTTACAGGAAACTTCATGGAAAATATTGAAGGAAATCTGGAATCGCATACAACAAAAGAGAGACAGGAAATCGCTGTTAAAGGAATTGATACAAGTAGTGAAGGAGGAATAAATAAACACTCTAAAAAAGAAATACAGGTTAACAGTGCCGAAAAATCTAAATCACACTAA
- the tssD gene encoding type VI secretion system tube protein TssD: MSFLTSLSVAGKDYKVLNVSYDLAQETDASGRPSTVTRGGRIMIEVESTGSTELFEWMTNNFERKDGSVKFIKRDSNATLKELKFTEAYMVKYKENFDHNSDNPLTETFMISARKISMGGGEFDNAWV, from the coding sequence ATGTCGTTTTTAACATCATTATCAGTAGCAGGAAAAGATTACAAAGTATTAAACGTAAGTTATGATTTGGCTCAGGAGACAGATGCTTCAGGGCGTCCATCTACGGTAACACGTGGAGGAAGAATCATGATTGAAGTTGAATCAACTGGAAGTACTGAGTTGTTTGAATGGATGACGAACAATTTCGAAAGAAAAGACGGTTCGGTTAAATTCATCAAACGTGACTCAAATGCTACTTTAAAAGAGCTAAAGTTTACGGAAGCTTACATGGTTAAGTACAAAGAAAACTTTGATCACAACAGTGATAATCCGTTAACAGAAACTTTTATGATTTCTGCTCGTAAAATTTCGATGGGTGGAGGAGAATTTGATAATGCTTGGGTATAA